Proteins from one Candidatus Niyogibacteria bacterium CG10_big_fil_rev_8_21_14_0_10_46_36 genomic window:
- a CDS encoding 30S ribosomal protein S12, translated as MPTINQLVKKGRKQLRKKSKAVALQHGFNVLKNKPTYFSSPFKRGVCLQVKTVTPKKPNSALRKVARVRLTNNMEVTAYIPGEGHNLQEHSIVLIRGGRVKDLPGVRYHIVRGVLDASGVDGRKQSRSKYGAKRPKIKSE; from the coding sequence ATGCCGACTATTAACCAATTAGTTAAAAAGGGACGCAAACAGCTCCGCAAAAAATCAAAGGCGGTTGCTTTGCAGCACGGATTTAATGTACTCAAGAACAAGCCGACCTATTTTTCGTCACCCTTCAAACGAGGCGTGTGTCTCCAGGTGAAGACTGTTACTCCGAAAAAGCCGAACTCAGCACTCCGGAAAGTTGCGCGTGTCCGTCTCACTAATAACATGGAAGTAACCGCATACATCCCGGGCGAGGGCCATAATCTGCAGGAGCACTCAATCGTGCTTATTCGCGGAGGCCGGGTAAAGGACTTGCCGGGTGTTCGGTATCACATCGTCCGCGGTGTACTTGATGCGTCGGGAGTAGATGGACGAAAACAAAGCCGTTCCAAGTATGGCGCAAAGCGTCCGAAAATCAAATCTGAATAA